A stretch of DNA from Sphingopyxis sp. MWB1:
ATAGGGCCAGCTTCGCCCGTCGACCGAGACCATTCGCCGCCGCATTCCGCCCCGAACGCGAAGCAGCGCGCGCATCAGCGCCACCAGCCGGTCGGGAAAGAGGGAATAAAGCAGCAAAAGCGCGATCAGCAGCGCGCCGACCAGCCACAAGAGCAACGTCATAGGGTCGCGGGCCTTTCGATATGGCTGTCGAACCAGCGAACCAGTTCGTTGAGCACCGCCTCGCGTTCGGGCTCATTATAGATTTCATGGAACAGGCCCGGATAGAGTTTGAGCTGTTTCTGTTCGGAACCCAGCCGGTCGAACAGATTTTGCGACCCGGCAGGATCGGCGAGCCGATCCTCTGCGCCATGCTGGATGAAAATGGGCAGCTTGATATGCTGCGCCAATTGCTGGGCGCGGTTCATCGCCTCCAGCAATTCCTGTCCCAGCCGCGCGCCGATCCGCCCGCGATAAACCAGCGGGTCGGCGTGATAGGCCGCGACCACATCGGGATCGCGGCTGACCGCGCTCGCATCAAGCGATGCCACCCCCATATGTGGAAAAAAGCGGGACAAAAGCCCGCTGAGCGCCAGCAGGAAGCGTGATGGCGGCTGCGCGGGCTGGATCGCCGGCCCCGACAGCGCCGCGGCGGCGAAGGTGGACTGGCGTGCGGCAAGCACATGGGTAGCAATAAGCCCGCCCATGCTGTGCCCCAGAAGCAGGCGCGGCAGCGCGGGATGCTGACGCTCCACCCAGAGGATCAGTTCCGCCAGCCCATCGGTAAAGGCCGAAAAGCGCGGTACATGGCCCGCGCGTCCGTCCGAGCGGCCATGACCCCAATGATCGATGGCATAAATGGCATAGCCCGCATCATTCAGCCGCCGGGCGACATGAGCGTAGCGCCCGGCATGTTCACCATAGCCATGCGACAGCAGCACGACGGCTTTCGCTTCCTCCTTCGGCATCCAGCGATGAATA
This window harbors:
- a CDS encoding alpha/beta hydrolase, producing MSAPSIRLPRHSAGAGARLHIHRWMPKEEAKAVVLLSHGYGEHAGRYAHVARRLNDAGYAIYAIDHWGHGRSDGRAGHVPRFSAFTDGLAELILWVERQHPALPRLLLGHSMGGLIATHVLAARQSTFAAAALSGPAIQPAQPPSRFLLALSGLLSRFFPHMGVASLDASAVSRDPDVVAAYHADPLVYRGRIGARLGQELLEAMNRAQQLAQHIKLPIFIQHGAEDRLADPAGSQNLFDRLGSEQKQLKLYPGLFHEIYNEPEREAVLNELVRWFDSHIERPATL